GGACCTTGTCGCTGAACCTCTGCTCATTCATACAAAGCTATCGTCCAAAGAGCGGGATAAACTAGCATGCGAGCTACTAGAGACAGTGGGATTGAATAGTATCCACGCCGAGCGCTACGCTTTTGAATTCAGCGGTGGACAGCGACAACGGATTGGAATCGCTCGAGCCTTATCTGTTCGTCCAAGCTTGATCGTGGCGGATGAGCCCGTGTCTGCACTGGATGTATCGATTCAGTCACAAGTGCTGAATCTATTGCAGGATCTACAAGAAGAGTATGGGCTGACGTATTTATTCATTTCTCATGATCTAAGTGTTGTTGAGCATATTAGTGATCGAATCGGTGTCATGTATCTTGGTTCCCTCGTAGAGACGGCGGATAAAGATACTTTGTATGATCGTCCAATGCATCCATACACACAAGCACTGTTATCTTCTGTACCTGTACCCGATCCTACTTTAAAGAAAGAGCGCATTATTCTGAAGGGAGATCTTCCAAGTCCGGTTGATCCACCGACGGGTTGCCGTTTTCATACAAGATGT
This window of the Paenibacillus sp. FSL R10-2734 genome carries:
- a CDS encoding dipeptide ABC transporter ATP-binding protein — its product is MKETPLIEVKGLKKFFSVKKGFLGTTRYLHAVDGISFAIRKGETFSLVGESGCGKSTTGRLVTRLLEPNNGEVWFKGQNISHISDNQMRPIRKDMQMVFQDPYASLNPRMKVKDLVAEPLLIHTKLSSKERDKLACELLETVGLNSIHAERYAFEFSGGQRQRIGIARALSVRPSLIVADEPVSALDVSIQSQVLNLLQDLQEEYGLTYLFISHDLSVVEHISDRIGVMYLGSLVETADKDTLYDRPMHPYTQALLSSVPVPDPTLKKERIILKGDLPSPVDPPTGCRFHTRCPSCMEICKQHVPIFREVEPGHEVACHLFDEEMLKLER